In Panicum virgatum strain AP13 chromosome 5K, P.virgatum_v5, whole genome shotgun sequence, the genomic window gcctggggggtgggaccaggccgctttGGCGCAgttcttcagcaccatgggactgacgccgccggtcagcattgagtggatcgccgactcgggcgcctcgttccacaccactcctgatgccggtatcctctcttctgtccgacccccacacccctcttgtccttctatcATGGtgggtgatgggtcttgccttcctgtcaccgccgtgggttctgctcctcgtctttctaatgttcttgttgctcctcaaatggttcacaaccttctttccattcaccagtttactgctgacaactcctgttctatcgaatttgactcttctggtcttactatgaaggattcggcttcccgacGTCCGCTCCTcagatgtgacagcccgggacCCCTttactcttcggcttcctgcttccgctgctctGCCTTTGACTTCTTCGTctactgcttttgccgtgacgctttcttccaccacctggcaccgccggtttggtcaccccggccgcgacgttttggctcagatcagtcgtagtaccgatgttccatgtactagggttcctgctgagcacctctgtcatgcgtgccagttaggtcgtcatgttagacttccgttttcttcttcttcgcatgctgcgcatgcttttgatcttattcactgtgatatgtggacatctcctgtactcagcatgtctggctataaatattatctggtcattgttgatgatttttctcattactcttggactttccctttgcgcgccaagccTGAGACCTTTCCCActctccacttctttgccttggtgtccactcagttcggcctcaccgttaaggccgtcctgtactcccgttccttcttcctctctcggggtgttcagctacgtatgtcttgtccgtatacctctcctcaaaACGGCAAGGCAGAgaggatgattcgcacgacgaacgacgtcgtgcgcacccttctgatccaggcctctctgcccccacACTTCTGGGCCGAGAGCCTCCACACTGCCACCTATCTgttcaaccgtcttccgtccactgcttctcctgctcccactccacaccacgctcccttcggtacccctcctcgctacgaccaccttcgggtcttcgggtgtgcgtgttacactaacaccaccgccaccgcttctcacaagctggcgtcccgctcgactcgttgtgtgttcctcggttactcccctgaccacaaggggtaccgatgctttgacctcacctctcgccgcgtcctgatctcccgacacgtcgtctttgacaagtcggatttcccctactccacctcctccactccttctcctgaccccgagctgtaTTCTCTGTtttcgactgacccggtggttcagccactgTTACCTAtttgtcctttccctgcaggtttttgcggcgcaccggcaccgcttccggtgatccctgctgcgccgagcgcggccttGGTACCCACGGTCGCGCCCCGCGcagcccccggacctccggtcgtgccgcgcgcggatccGGTGTCTctcgctgcgccacgcgcggccccggtgccctcccctgcacctgcgcggtacgctcagccggtctcctgctccggaggctcctgcgacgcctacaccggagccgtcgccgccgccgcctcctctggctcccactcgagccgagccggaggtgtaccacccgcaagtcatccatcgggatccttgacatatccatcccatgatgaCTCGACGGATGGTGTCTCAGACCGCGACTCTCAACACCACTGAGGAAGAGCCGCAGGTCTCtctggtaccctcctctgtccgcgacgccttggtgGATcatcactggcgtcgcgcgatggaagaggagtatgcggctcttcttgccaaccagacgtgggatctCGTGCCGTGtctgtctggttgcaatgtggtgactggcaagtggatctggacgcataagcgtcgggctgatggcacactggagtgttacaaggctcgctgggttctccgggggttcactcagcgacctggtgtggactatgatgagacctttagcccagtggtgaagcctgctactgtgcgcacggtcctctcgcttgcgctctcgcgctcttggcatgtgcgtttcttcacggcactctgtctactgctctcagccagcgggatttgtggactcgagtcgtccggatatggtctgccgactcaacaagtctctctatggtctgaactagactcctcgggcttggtactctcggttcgccacgttcttactgacattggggttcaccgaggccaagtctgacacgtctctcttcatctaccgccgtggggatgagactgcatatctgctattctatgtcgatgacattgtgctcacggTCTCCAGTTAGCAGTTGGTTCAGAGTGTCATCTACTCTCTGTAGCAGGAGTTTACTATGAAGGATCTGGATctgctccaccacttcttgggcatcactgttgagcctcgttcgtctggtcttctccttcaccagcggcagtacacacttgatattctggagcgggctgggatgactgattgcaagccctgctccactcctgtcgacactcaggcgaagctgtctgctgatctgggtgatccggtggctgatcctactgcctactggAGTTTGGCTGGTgttttgcagtacctcaccttcaccaggctggacctcacctacgctgttcagcaggtctgtctccatatgcatgattcccgggagtcacatcttgttgcgctgaagcgtctcctccactacgtccgtggcactgtggacctcgtcctggtgcttcaccgctcgtcctctactgagctggtggtctacaccaacgctgactgggctggctgcccggacactcgtcgctccacttccggctacgccgtcttcctgggcggcaacctggtctcctggtcgtccaagcggcagccggttgtctcccgttccagtgctgaggcggagtaccgggctgtcgctaacggcgtggcggaggcgtcctggttccgacagctcttggcggagctccacagcccgcttgccaagagcacgctcgtctactgcgacaacgtcagcgccgtgtatctctccaccaaccccatccagcatcagcggacgaagcatgtggagatcgacctacacttcgtgcgcgacagagtcgccatcggcgatgttcgggtactccatgtcccgactacctcccagtttgccgacatcttcaccaagggattgtcctcctcgagcttctcggagtttcgctccagcctcaacgtagccggtggctagttgtggctgcggggggtatttgtcctttgtactttcttcttgtccagtcttgaacaccgctgcgccggtagttcagactgcggggggaggggttggtgtatatgtgagccccatgtatagaggcccatctagaggcccatgtataggatctatatattccacccttctagggtttggaggaatacaagctaTTATTCTCTCCATTACCTCCCACAACACCATTGGCAGCGCCCTCACCAAATTCATGCCTTGGGCCCGTCCTGCCTCCACGGAAGCCACCTCTACCACGTCCTGGTCCACCTCGTCCTGCCCCATTGCGAGCTGGAGCACCATAGTTCCTGGACTCCTTTACTGCAAAAAAATGACACACTAATGTACTCCAATGTTACCAACCTGCTTCTGTAGAAAAGTACTGATTAAATGACACATCAAATTGCAGAATCTATTAAAACTTAAAACTTACACTAAAATGTTGTGTAAACAGGTAAAtacaaaaacacacacacacatgctaAATAGGCCACAGACACGCACCAAGCAGAATGCCCCGCCCTCCGCTGTACCAGATTAACATGTATCTACAGCAATCCCATACAACCGTGGTGCATTTCAGCCCAAAGTCCCCACATTCTGATACAAACGTGCTGAATCCCCAACTTCCGATCCAATTCGAAGGAAACCGTATGAACTCACCAGCCTGTGCGGGCCGCGGGTGCCAGCTTGGCAACGCGTCCGCCTTCTTCTGGGCGGCGGTGATGAGGCGCGAGGGGTCATCGTTGTCGATGAGGACATTGAACTGGTTTTTCGTGCCCATGGCGCCCCTCTCCCAGCCTCAACTATACCCAACAAATCACCGGAAACACCAATCCAACCCTTCAATCAGCAACCTAGAACAACGCCATAGGCGAAGAGACCGCCATGGATGGGCGAATCGAATCAAATTAAATCGAATCGAGAGGACAGGTAGTCTAGGGTTTTGAGGCGGAGGTGGAAAGAAGAGGAAAGAAGAAGAGGTCATAGATAGTTCACTTTTAGGGCGGATTATACAAGGAACTGACAGCAACTACAACAGTCCAAAAATCACTCCTAATAATCCAACAAAAAATTAGCATTATTGATGTTTAAACTGCTCTAGGAGAACTCCAATACGCCCCTTTCCCAATTTTTTTAGGAGCCTCCAAAAACCAGTTCCTCCTAAAATAAAAAGAGACACCATATCTCCCGATCCCTTCCTATCATTTTGGGGTCTGGTTCAATTGTCATTGAAGGCAGGATTATTAGGAGAATGATACATCTCTCCTGACATTATAAAAATGATATTAGGCTGTTCAACACCAACTTGTTGTGAGACTACCAGAGATCATGTTATGTAAGATGCAAGTATCAACTCAACATAATTTATGTCTATCCAACTAGTTCTTTACTACAGCATTCCATGTAATTAGTCTTCACTATATTTACATACTAAAACCACTTTAGATGAATCATTTTTATGGTTTACATTAAATGCACATATTTCAGTCATCTTAATTTAGTGTACAGGATGCAGGTCCAACTTATGGCTGAGCTAGACCTTTGCCAACAAACTCTTATCCTTCGACTCTAAGTTGCGTACAACCCCAGTAGTCGTCAAGACTCAAAAGTACGGACAAAAGTGGTTTCATAAAGAAAGTGCATACTCTCTATGTCAAGAAATGTAAGATATATATTGACTAGAGAAAGTCAAATTTTATAAACTTCGACAAAGAATTGGTTAAATTATATGTACAATTAATGCATAAAAATTATATCAATATATTTTATGTTTTAAGATTATATTGAGTCTTTAGCAATTGACATTTTATTGTAAGAAAAATCATAGGTCAAAAATGTCTAACATTTCCGAACCAGGGCCGGGGGGAGTATCTAGTAATTTCATAGACCAATTACAATGGCTTGCTACTTTTCTGCATTTTGTTTTTAATAAATTTCGTTTATATATGCTATTTTCTGTTCTAGATTATAGGCTATTTTGACTCTTTTTTTTAAGTACATAAATTTTGTTATGCACCTAGATACATATAGTAAAAAATGTatttagaaaagacaaaatgacctataatttgaaacagatCGAGTACTTACAAGTGAGTCATCCATCCATACAACTGCACAATTAGTGAAGACGCACTTGGTTTACAATCCCATCAATTATGCCAGCACGCCAAACCAGCTCCACAGCTCTAGATAGTTTCTGCAGTACAATCCCATCAACAATACCGTTGCTGCAAGACTCCAGCAAACGAAGACATGGGCAAAAAATTTCAGAGTAGCAGGGCCTAAAATAAGCAAAATAGGCCATGTTACAAGTTACCACAAAGTTCTGCATTCAATATTCATTCCATAGAATAGAGATGATGTGGAAGACAAGATGAGGAATCGCTTTCAGGACACATCAAAATTCCTGTGGTTGCATTTTTACACCTAACAATCTTCTAGgtaacgaaaaaaagaaaagagggcaAGTTCAATATGTCAAGCATTATAACAGTCCCTGTGTTGGGCCATCCACGAATCTGCGGAACTCCTCTGCGAGTTTCTGGTAAAATTTGACATCGGACGGCATTACTTTGCTGATTGCGAACTCAAAATGCCTCATTGATACTTCTTCAATATCGAAGCTCTCCTGTTGAGAAGAGAACGGGGGAGTTTGTCAGCAAACTCCTACTACCATTAATGAAGATGCAAAAGCTCGTACCACCAGTGTGGGGAAGGATGAGTAGCATACATCAAGTGCCGCGACAGCAGCTTCCCTGCAGACAAGCTTTATGTCCGCGCCAGTGTAGCCTTCTGTGAGTCTAGCAAGTTCCTTCAGATCCACATCAGGACCGTGTGGTATGCAGCGTGTATGAATCTTGAAAATATCTGCACGGTCAGCTTCGTTCGGCGGTTGCACATCAAGCAGCCGATCGAAACGACCTAGGGCATACATCATTCAAAAAGTCAGACCAAATGTGCGAAGGAATCACCAATCAATGCGGTTAAGCCAAAAAAACAGACCCAATGAACAACCTGGCCTTGTAAGTGCAGGATCAATTTTGTCAGGACGATTTGTAGCTCCAATGACGGTAACACCAATTCTTTGGTCCAAACCTATTGTCACAACAGAAAATTACGCATCATCAAAATATAGAGACCACCAGGATATTGTAAACTAGAAAATAAGTTGGAGAGCAGGGTCATCGACACATTTCAACTGTGGATGAGCACAAGAAAATGGCTATGGCTCCAGTTGAATAACCATTGACCGGAGACATCAAAATCAGATATTTGATGTTTGGTTTATGTACAGTCAACAAAATACAGTACTGTTATTTGGAGACCTCTAATACAGATTCACACACTTTAGTGGCTAGTGTTAGTGAAGAGATAAGCTGATTCGACATGAGGCATTAAAAGAGGAATTTCCTTATGAAGTGAAAAAACTCACCATCCATTTCCACAAGCAACTGACTGAGGACCCTATCAGCAACAGATGTTCCATCATTTTCATGACCACGAGTTGCTGCAAGTCCATCTATCTCATCAAAGAATATTATCGCTGGTGCATTAGCCCTCGCCTTTGCAAATAGCGATCTCACTGCTTTCTCAGAGTCACCGACccatttgctgaaaagctcaggACCCTTAACTGCAAGAAAGTTCAATTTTGCTTCAGAAGCTGCAGCACGAGCCATCAAGGTCTTGCTGCAACCTGGTGGTCCCATCATTAGCACTCCTTTGGGAGGCTTGACCCCTAAATTTGCAAATGCTTTTGGGCATTTCTGTGGCAAATTGATGGCTTCAATTAGCTGCTGCTTGACACTACCTTGACCACCAACATCTTCCCAACGCACCTTTGGAAGCTCAAGAATCACCTGTAAAGAATATAGTTGAGCAATTGGCATTGTTTTTCCAGAGTCAAAAGTATATATGATAACCAGGAACCATCTCAATTATGCAGCTGAACCCCAGGAGGGCAGCTTGGCATTACGCCGCTTGGATTGAAATGATAAGGATACATTACAAAAGGATGGCAACTGCTTATATAGAGCAGGGCCTCAACCAGCATATTCCTTGCATAAAGCAAGATGC contains:
- the LOC120707310 gene encoding RGG repeats nuclear RNA binding protein A-like; the protein is MGTKNQFNVLIDNDDPSRLITAAQKKADALPSWHPRPAQAVKESRNYGAPARNGAGRGGPGRGRGGFRGGRTGPRHEFGEGAANGVVGERGW